Below is a genomic region from Citrobacter telavivensis.
CACCTCGATAATAATTCGCTTCTCTTCACGTTTTATCTCTTCTTTCAGATTGCGTTCACCGGGCTGCGTGGCTTTTATCTCGCTGCTACCACTCACCGGCTGGCGGAGCGGGGCGGGCAGATCTTCAGCAAAAATAACCGCCCCGGTATTCATCACGACCGCCCGCTCAATGACGTTAGACAACTCCCGAATGTTGCCGGGCCAGGGCCAGGTGGTAAGCATCGACATGGCCGCAGGATCGATTTCAATAATATCGCGCTGATTTTCCGAACTGAATTTCTGTAAGAAGTGGTTAGCGAGTAGCGCAATATCTTCCCGTCGTTCACGCAGCGGGGGAAGTTGCAGATGAATGACGTTCAGACGGTAAAACAGGTCTTCGCGGAAGGCGCCTTCTTTTACCATTGCAGGGAGATCCCGGTTGGTGGCGGCAACGATACGGATATCTACCTGAATGGTCTGGTGTCCGCCCACGCGTTCAAACTCTCTTTCCTGCAGGATGCGCAGTAGCTTCGCCTGCAGTACCAGCGGCATTTCGCCAATTTCATCGAGCAGCAGCGTTCCCTGATGGGCGCGTTCAAACAGTCCCTGACGCTGAGTCTGTGCCCCGGTGAAGGCGCCTTTTTCATGACCAAACAGCTCGCTTTCCAGCAGTGACTCCGGCAGCGCGGCACAGTTGATTTTGATAAACGGCCCGTTTGCCCGGCGCGAGTTGTAGTGAATGGCGCGTGCAATCAGCTCTTTACCGGTGCCGCTTTCGCCACTGATCAAGACGTTGGCCTGCGACAGGGCAATTTTTGCCGTGTCTTTGCAGATATCCATCATCCGTGGACTGTTGGTCAGGATATGCCCCCACTGCCAGCTGGTGCTCAGCGCCTGATGCAGGCTGCGGATCTCCTGTTTCATCGCCTGCAATTGCAGTGCGCGTTGGATCAGTAAATTGAGTTCATCGAGATCGAAGGGTTTGATCACGTAGTCAAACGCGCCGCTGCGCAACGCTTCGACGGCGGTTTCGACTTCAGCGTAAGCGGTCATCAGGATCACGGGGATGCGCGGCTGCCGGGTGCGCATGACTTTCAGTGCATCAATCCCGTTCATTTCCGGCATACGGATATCCATCAGCACCACATCCGGCGGTGCGTCGACAAAGCGCTGCAAGGCTTCCTCACCGTTACTGGCGCAGTGCGTTTCATGCCCCTGTAGCGAGAATGCGGTAGTGAGCATGCGACGAACGTTGTCTTCGTCATCCACGATGAGGATACGATAGCGGGTTTTCATACTGACAAATTTCCCTGCGGGTTAATGGGTAAAATGAGGGTAAATGTCGCGCCGCATCCGGGCATGCTGGTGACGCGAATATCGCCCTGATGGGCATTGATGATGCGCTGGCTGAGCGCGAGTCCAAGCCCCGTTCCTGAGGCTTTGGTGGTGAAAAAGGGGTCAAAGATCTTTTTCTGTAGCGCGATATCGATCCCACAGCCGTTGTCTTCAATCGTCACGGCTTGTTGCGTGGCTGAATATTGCCAGGTGCGAATGCGAATTTCGCCGCGCGCGTTGATGGCCTGTACGGCATTAATCAGAATATTGAGGATCACCTGTTTCAACAGTTCGCGATCGGCAACGATGGCAGGTAATCCTTTATCCTGTTCGACGTTGAACGCGATCCGCGCCTGTACACCGGAGGTTTGCACCAGAATCAGCGTCTCTTCGATCAACGAATTAAGCAGCACTTGCTGCCACTGGCTTTGTCGTGGGCGGGAGAAATCCAGCAACTGCTGAATGACTCTATTGATGGAATCAATTTCTTTCAGTACCACGGACAGATATTCCTGATGTACCGGCAGGCTGGTTTGCTGACGGATGATCTGCACATAGCCGCGGATAGCGGTAAGCGGATTACGCACCTCATGCGCCACCCCGGCCATCAGTTCACCCAGCGTGGCAAGTCTCTCCGTCTGGGCCAGGCGACGCTGTGTTTCTTTGCGAGCGGTCAGGTCGGAAAAAATCACCAGTGCGCCGATCAATTCACCATTGGGGTTATGAATGCGGCTGGTGGTGACGCTGAGTTCGATGGTGCGATCGCGCGCCGGAAAACTGACTTCTTGTGCCAGATGTTCTGTACCGTGTGCCAGGGTATCGAGAACCGGGCTGGCAAAATGAGGGTCGGAAAACAGAGTGGCATAAGGCTGACCGACCAGTTCATTCAGCGTGTAGCCGGTAATCATTTCCGCTGCGGGGTTCATGGTGGTGACATCGCCCTGTCTGTCGATAGCAATCACGCCGTCGGCGGCGTTTTCAATGATCAGGTCGTTCAGGGTTTTGGTTTCACGCAGCGTTTGCGCCAGGGCGTTGACGCTGCGGCTGATTTGCCCCAGTTCGCCGGGGAGATTGGGAAGTTGTGCCGGCGTCTTCTGCGCCAGCGTCGACAGACCGTCCGTGATAATGTCGATATTCGCGCCAAGACGTCGGGAAAACAGCACAATCAGTAACAGGCTACAGAGCAGACCCGCCGCCAGTACCGCAATGATGCGCACGTCCATCCTCCAGGCCTGACGCTGAATATCTTCCGTCAGCTCATTTGCCCAGATGTAACCCATCACGTTACCGTCCCGGGTGATGGGGATCATCGAGTTGAGAATATCGCCACGCACCTGGCGACCGGAAAAGACCACCGGGGCATTGCTGCGCATCACTTCACGTCCGGGGTGATCGGCGGCAATCGTCACGCCGACGTTATTTTGATACAGCGCGGAAGGGGCGTAGGTCACAATCGCATCCAGCGCTTTGTTATAGTAGCCCGCGCCAATGCCCGGAAACGCCAGGGTTATCTGTTCGGTGATGGGGCCGAGTTCGGCATTCAGCGCCCGGATCCGCTCCTCCCGTGGCAACGTCGTAAAATCGTCAAAGCGTTCGCCGAGCGCCTGATCGAGCAGGTGTACGACGGCAGATAATTTTTTCTCTTTTTCGGATAAGACTGCTGACCGGCCTTCGGTTTCTACGATATAACCGATCGACAGCGTCGGCACGATGACCATCAGGATCGCCATCAGTATCATTTGATTGCGTAAGCGTCGCGGGTATAACCCTCTCAAAAAGCGCATGCTGGCATCCCTGTGGCTCTGTACGGCAAATGATGATTATCGATGGTTGCGGCAATGGTTTCTCAGCGGTGTATCATATTCCCGCAAACGGAGGCGCGGGCATTGCGACGCCGCGCATTTACCGCTACCTTAACCACACTCCATTTATCGCCTGAGGCGGAGCTTCGCCCTTTTGAAATACCTTGCTTCCTTTCGCACGACACTGAAAATCTCGCGCTACCTGTTCAGAGCGTTGGCGCTGTTGATTTGGCTGCTCATTGCCTTTGCCTCGGTGTTCTACATCGTGAACGCCCTGCATCAGCGGGAATCAGAGATTCGCCAGGAGTTTAATCTCAGTTCCGATCAGGCCCAGCGCTATATTCAGCGCACGGCGGATGTGATGAAAGAGCTCAAGTATATCGCTGAGAACCGCCTGACGGCGGAGAACGGCGTGCTGACTTCGCGGGCGCGTGACGATAAAACCGAGGTCCCGACCTTTCAGCCGCTGTTTGCTGATTCAGACTGTGCGGCAATGGGCAATGCATGGCGCGGATCGCTGGAGTCGCTGGCGTGGTTCATGCGCTACTGGCGCGACAACTTCTCTGCCGCCTACGACCTGAATCGCGTATTTCTCATTGGTAGCGATAATCTCTGCATGGCGAATTTCGGCCTGCGCGATATGCCCGTCGAGCGCGATAACGCGCTGAAAACGCTGCACGAGCGGATTATGAAGTACCGCAATGCGCCGCAGGATGAGTCCGGAAGCAATCTTTACTGGGTAGGGCAGGGGCCGCGTCCGGGGATCGGGTATTTCTACGCGCTGACGCCGGTCTATCTGGCAAACCGTCTGCAGGCGCTGTTAGGCGTTGAGCAGTCCATTCGGATGGAAAATTTCTTTACGCCGGGCAGTCTGCCGATGGGGGTGACCATTCTGGATGAAAATGGTCATGCGCTGATTTCACTGACCGGACCGGAAGGCACCATTAAGGCGGAGCCTCGCTGGATGCAGGAGCGTTCCTGGTTTGGCTATACGCCGGGTTTTCGTGAACTGGTGCTGAAGAAAAACCTGCCGCCGTCCTCGCTGAGCATTGTCTATTCCGTCCCGGTTGATCTGGTGCTGGAACGGATCCGGATGCTGATTCTGAATGCCATTCTGCTGAACGTGCTGGTGGGCGCGGCGCTGTTTACTCTCGCGCGGATGTACGAACGGCGGATCTTTATTCCGGCGGAAAGCGACGCCCAGCGTCTGGAAGAGCATGAGCAGTTTAACCGTAAGATTGTCGCTTCCGCGCCGGTCGGGATCTGCATTCTGCGCACCGTTGACGGTATTAACATTCTCAGTAATGAGCTGGCGCACACGTATCTGAACATGCTCACCCATGAGGACCGACAGAGGCTGACGCAAATCATCTGCGGACAGCAGGTGAACTTTGTCGATGTGCTGACCAGTAATAACACCAACCTGCAGATTAGCTTCGTCCATTCCCGCTATCGCAATGAAAACGTGGCGATCTGTGTGCTGGTGGATGTCTCCGCCCGCGTCAAAATGGAGGAGTCGTTGCAGGAGATGGCGCAGGCGGCTGAGCAGGCGAGTCAGTCGAAATCGATGTTCCTGGCGACCGTCAGCCACGAGCTGCGTACCCCGCTGTATGGCATCATCGGTAACCTCGATCTGCTGCAAACCAAAGCGTTACCCAAAGGGGTCGATCGCCTGGTGACGGCGATGAATAACTCTTCCAGTCTGCTGCTGAAAATCATCAGCGACATTCTCGACTTCTCGAAAATTGAATCTGAGCAGTTGAAAATTGAGCCGCGTGAATTCTCACCGCGCGAGGTGATGAGCCACATTACGGCGAACTATTTGCCGCTGGTGGTGCGCAAGCAGATAGGGTTGTACTGCTTTATCGAACCGAATGTGCCGGTTGCCCTCAATGGCGATCCGATGCGCCTGCAACAGGTGATTTCTAACCTGCTCAGTAATGCGATTAAATTCACCGACATTGGCTGCATCGTACTGCATGTTAGCCGTGACGATGATTACCTCAGTATTCGGGTGCGGGATACCGGCGTAGGGATCCCGGCGAAAGAGGTGGTGCGCCTGTTCGACCCGTTTTTCCAGGTCGGTACCGGCGTGCAGCGCAATTTCCAGGGGACGGGGCTGGGACTGGCGATTTGCGAAAAGCTGATCAGCATGATGGACGGCGACATTTCGGTCGATTCTGAACCGGGGATGGGCAGCCAGTTTACGGTGCGTATTCCGCTGTATGGCGCGCAGTATCCGGCGAAAAAAGGTCTCGATGGACTCGCCAGAACACGCTGTTGGCTGGCGGTGCGTAATGCCTCGCTGTGTCAATTTATTGAAAACAGCCTGACGCGCAACGGCGTCGAAGTGATGCGTTATGAAGGCCAACCTCCGGCGAGTGACGATGTATTGATCGCTGACGATGAGCTGGAACAGCCCTGGCAGGGGCGTGCGGCGGTTATTTTCTGTCGCCGTCACATTGGCATTCCGCTGGAAAGGGTGCCGGGGGAATGGGTTCACAGCGTCGCGTCGCCGCATGAACTGCCGGCGCTGCTGGCCCGGATCTACAGTATTGAACTCGACGATGACGAGCTCTCTTCCGCGTTACCGGCCCCGGAAAAAGCGGCGGCCACCAATGATGACATGATGATCCTGGTGGTTGACGATCATCCAATCAACCGTCGCCTGTTGGCCGATCAGTTGGGTTCGCTGGGGTATCAGTGCAAGACCGCGAATGACGGCGTGGATGCCCTGAACGTGCTAAGCAAAAACCACATCGATATCGTGCTGAGCGACGTCAACATGCCGAATATGGACGGCTATCGTCTGACGCAGCGTATTCGTCAGTTGGGGCTGACGCTACCGGTAGTCGGGGTGACGGCAAACGCCTTAGCCGAAGAGAAGCAGCGCTGTCTGGAGTCGGGGATGGACAGCTGTCTGTCGAAGCCGGTCACGCTGGACATTCTCAAGCAGACGCTGGCGGTGTATGCGGAGCGGGTCAGGAAAACACGGGGTTAAAAATGCCGGATGGCGGCTTTGCCTTATCCGGCCTACAGAACGGGGATGTTTTCCGTAATGAGTAGGCCTGATAAGCGGAGCGCCATCAGGCATTTTGCAACGGAAAGAGAAATTAGTCTTTGTCTGCCGGGCTCAGGGTCACGGAAGAAAGATAGTTCAGCAGTGCGATATCGTTCTCAACGCCCAGTTTCATCATGGCTGATTTCTTCTGGCTGCTGATGGTTTTGATACTGCGGTTCAGTTTCTTGGCGATTTCAGTGACCAGGAAACCCTCGGCAAACAGACGCAGGACTTCACTCTCTTTCGGAGAGAGACGTTTGTCGCCGTAGCCGCCCGCACTGATTTTTTCCAGCAGGCGAGAGACGCTTTCCGGGGTGAACTTTTTGCCTTTTTGCAGCGCCGCGAGCGCTTTCGGCAGATCGGTTGGCGCGCCCTGTTTCAGGACAATTCCTTCGATGTCGAGATCAAGAACCGCGCTCAGGATTGCCGGGTTATTGTTCATGGTCAGAACAATGATCGACAGGCTCGGAAAATGGCGCTTGATATATTTGATCAGAGTGATCCCATCGCCGTACTTGTCGCCCGGCATGGAGAGATCGGTAATCAACACGTGCGCATCTAATTTTGGCAGGTTGTTGATCAGTGCTGTGGAGTCTTCAAATTCGCCAACAACATTCACCCACTCGATTTGCTCAAGTGATTTGCGAATACCGAACAGTACAATCGGATGGTCATCGGCAATAATTACGTTCATATTGTTCATGTAAAGGCTACCTTGCTACAGCAAGCTCTTGACGTAGGCGTCAATGTCGCTGATGTATTTTTCTATTCCTGGAGCATCTTTCTCGCGAATCAGATGTTCCAGCGTTTCACATAACTGCTTGCCGGGTACCAGATTTAGCATGGCAAACACGCCTTTCAGGCGGTGAGCCGTTTGGGCTAGCGCAGCAAAATCGCTGATTGCTGCCTCAGTATACAACCTCTTAACATCATCCGGTACTGTGTCTACAAATAGTGCGTAATAACCGCTGGCATGAAGTTCGGCGTTTTCATCACCTCCCAGAGGGGATTCCGGGATCGCTTCCTGCGCCAGTTGCTCTTCAATTAGTTGTAGTACAGCTTCCTGCATAGCGTTGCTCATATTAAAGTTGACGCGAAGCTGGCCAGGGCCTATTTTCCGCACGCCTGACTCATCATCGCTTAAAAGCAAGCCGGAGGCAGTAAGATTAGACGGATTATCAGTTAAAAAGAGATCATATTCTTGACTTATGAGTCTCTCATCCGGGGTGATGCAGGTCGCCCCCCAGTTTTCCAACTGACGAAGCACAATGTTGCGAACCTCGTTAGAGGTCACGTCGATCATGACGCTGACATCATCCAGCAGACGCTCTTCGTCTTCTCTATGCTGGTCGAGCGGAGTCATTTTAACATGGACTGTATAGCGTGTACCCAGCGCATCTCGCGCTTTTATGTTCAAATGCCCGCCGAGTTTACGTGCCAACTGATCGCATAGCCAGAAGGCCAGCGGATTGGCTTTGCCGTAACGATCTTTCTGCGTCTCGCTGATGAACGGGAAATGTAGGTTGTCGATTTCGCTTAACGTCACGCCTTCACCGGTATCCAGAATGCGGAAAGTCAGGCGCTCCGCCACCGACTCATCCTGACTTACCTCAAGCGTGATTTTACCAATCTGGGTGGTCGTCACCGCGTACTGCATCAACAACAGTAAGATCCGTCGCAGCGCATCGCGATCGCCACGCCGCTCGTCGTTGGCCTTCAGATGGTTGTTGATGAGCAGTTGCAGCCCTTTGCGCTTCATGGCCGGCAGCACTTCCGGTACGACTTCGTCAATCAGCGCCTGAACCGAGAAGAGGGTCGGCTCGCTCTTCCAGGCGTCGCTTTCCAGCATGTTCGCCAGTTGAATTTCATCGATCATGCGGATCAATACATCGGCATGATTCGCCAGTTGCTGTGCATCAGACGTTTGCACCTGCGCGACCTCCGCCGCCAGCTTTTTGACCGGGTCTTTTAACGCCTCGCTGATGTTTTGCATAAAGGCGGTGCGGCCCTGCTGATTTTTTTCGTACAACCGCTGTGCCTGTTTGAGCTTTTTGTTCACCAGCACTTCACGATCCTGGTCACGGATAATAAAGATCTGGGTGCGCGGAGCGACCTGGCTGCGGAACAGGCGTATCTCATACAGCTCATTATTGACGGTTGCCTGGATCACGCCCTGATGCTGTTCCGCCATACTGGTGATGTTTTGCAGATTCAGATGCGGCAACAGATGGTCGGCAATTTTGTTACTCATCACCGTGCGGTTCGCCTCCTGGTCATGCACCAGCAGACCCAGCGGCAGCAGGGAGACAATTTCTTCATTAATCGCACGCAGAATACGTAGCTCATTATTGGCCGCGGTATTCGGCGCGACTTCGGTTGTGCGTCCCGGCTGGTTACGAAAGGTGGTATAGCCAAACAGCGCGAGGGCCAGCAGGCCAATATTCAGCAACAGCGGTAACAGGATGTTTTGCAGCGTATCGAGCAACAGCGTACCGAACGGCACCTGCCAGACCAGTCGCATTCCCGTCGAGTTCAGCGCCGAAGAGATTTCAATTTTCGAACTGTTAAAGCTGATGCTTACGCTGTCTGGTGATTCTTTATCCGCGTTGCGTGTGCTGACTGGGGTGGTGTCAGGCTCAAGGCGGAAGCTGTCCAGCGGCATGCCGGGGGGAATTAAGTCATTGATGGGCAGATCAAATGCGACAACGGTCGCCAGATGCCCCGGCTGGTTAAAGGTGGTCCGCAGGGTAAAGTAGTGGCCGTTTTGCCAGGCCAGACGACGCAGCGATGAAAAGCTTTCCCGCTCGTCCAGCGCATTGGCCTGCTGAAGCATCTCGGCCCGGCGTGAGTCGACAATGCTGCCAATGGTTGACTCTTTAAATCCCGAAGAGAGGTCTTTCAACGGCAGCGTCGAGATGAGGGTCAGACTGTTGTCCTGCCCGTTGAGATAATACATGGACCACGGCACCGTTTCGGCACCCCACAGCGTGTCGAGGTAGGTCGAGATGCGCTGTGTCATTTCCAGCGTTGAACTGTCATGCGAGCCAAAGATCAGCGCTTCGGTTTTACGACGCGGTTTTTCGAGATAGTAAACGTCCTGTTTCAGGCGCGTTTCCTGCAATCCTTCGCTGCTCGATGGATTCGTGGTCGCCGCGATGTTGTCATAGATTTGCCAGGTCGCGTAACGCCAGGTATCGACACGCTTATGGATAGCATGTGTGATATCGACGATTTGATAGCTCTTATCTTTTAGCCATGCGTTAACCGCGCTTTGCACCATCACGCCCATCGTTACCAGCAACACAATGATCAGCAATAAAAAGAAACGGGTAATGCTTCCCGGCAGGAGGGAGAATCGGGACGTAGCCGTTGTATCAGACTGACTCATTCGTGGTTATGACCTGTAAAACAACGCCGAAGGTGAAAGGGCAGTATAAAGGGTACGGTGTGAATTTCCACATTCTCTACTCATTGATGTTCTGCATTTTTTGCCAAAAAGAATTCATCGGTTAGATGACGTAAAAGTGTACAGCCCCGCAAGCTACGTACAAATATGACCCGACGCGTGATGACAAATAGCACGAAATAACAAGAAATCGGTTTCTGATATCAGTCAGTGACTGAATGAAGGTAAATAGTTAATAGTTGTTATTATTTTTGTGCGGTAGCACATAAAGAGAAAATAAGTGTAAAGAAGGGTAAAAAAAAACCGGACGCATCGCATCCGGTTGAAATAGGGGTAAACAGACATTCAGAAATGAATGACGGTAATAAATAAAGTTAATGATGATAGCGAGAGATATTTTAGTGATGCGCGACGATTTTGTTTTGTCATTCAGTGCTATGAAATTTATTTTAGTAACCTCTTGTTTTTGTTGTTATTTTTATATTTCTTGAGTGATTGTGCTTATTTTTTGTCTTTTTGAAGCAAAAAAAAAGTTCCCTCATATTTACATTTTGAAACACCTATGTGGATAAATGAAACATCTTAAAAGTTTTAGTATCATATTCGTGTTGGATTATTCTGCAATTTTGAGGAGAATGAACTTGCCGACTGGTTAATGAGGGTTAATCAGTATGCAGTGGCATAAAAAAGCAAATAAAGGCATATAACAGAGGGTTAATAACATGAAAGTTAAAGTACTGTCCCTCCTGGTACCAGCACTGCTGGTAGCAGGCGCAGCAAATGCGGCTGAAATTTACAACAAAGACGGCAACAAATTAGACCTGTTCGGTAAAGTCGACGGTCTGCATTATTTCTCCGATGACAAGAGTCTTGATGGCGATCAGACCTATATGCGTATCGGCTTCAAAGGCGAAACTCAGGTTAACGATCAGATCACCGGTTACGGCCAGTGGGAGTATCAGATCCAGGGTAACGCACCTGAATCCGAAAACAACTCCTGGACTCGTGTCGCATTTGCGGGTCTGAAATTCGGCGACGCGGGTTCTTTCGACTACGGTCGTAACTACGGCGTTGTGTATGACGTTACGTCCTGGACCGACGTTCTGCCAGAATTCGGTGGCGACACCTACGGTTCTGACAACTTCATGCAGCAGCGTGGTAACGGCTTTGCGACTTACCGTAACGCTGATTTCTTCGGTCTGGTTGATGGCCTGAACTTTGCCCTGCAGTATCAGGGTAAAAACGGCAGCCCGTCAGGCGAAGGTGCTGATGACTTAGCTTACACTGGCGTGACTAACAACGGTCGTGGAGCGCTGCGTCAGAACGGCGACGGTGTCGGCGGTTCCGTGACTTATGACATCGGTGAAGGCTTCGGTCTGGGTGCAGCAGTGAGCAGCTCCAAACGTACTGATGAGCAGAACAAAGCGATTTATCTTGGTAACGGCGATCGCGCTGAAACCTACACCGGCGGCCTGAAATACGACGCTAACAACGTTTATCTGGCAGCACAGTACACCCAGACCTACAACGCAACGCGCGTAGGCGGCGAAGGGTGGGCAAACAAAGCGCAGAACTTCGAAGTGGTTGCTCAGTACCAGTTCGACTTCGGTCTGCGTCCGTCCGTTGCTTACCTGCAGTCCAAAGGTAAAAACCTGGGGACTCTCAACGGTCGTAACTACGACGATGAAGATCTGCTGAAATATGTTGATGTTGGCGCAACCTATTACTTCAACAAAAACATGTCCACCTACGTTGATTACAAAATCAACCTGCTGGATGACAACAGCTTCACTCGTGATGCCGGTATCAGCACCGACGACATCGTTGCACTGGGCCTGGTTTACCAGTTCTAAGTTTGCTTAATGTCGATAAAAGGCCCTGCGGGGCCTTTTTTTGTGCGGTTCTACGACGCACAATCGGCGGTTTTTGGTGTACTCTTGCGCCTCTTTTGCAGGAGAACAATCACGTATGGAAATGAACATTGCTCGCGTGGCCTTACTGGCGATGACCGTCTTTTTTACCGGGTGCGATAACGCGCCGGACGCGGCGCAAACGCCAGCGACGGCTCCGGTAGTGCTGGAAGGGAAAACGATGGGCACCTTCTGGCGCGTGAGTGTGGTCGGTATTGATGCTAACGCGTCAGCGGCGCTACAAACGAAAATTCAGACGCAACTGGATGCCGACGACCAGTTGCTCTCAACCTATAAAAATGATTCGGCGCTGATGCGCTTCAACCTGTCGAAAAGCCTTTCTCCCTGGCCTGTCAGCGAAGCGATGGCGGATATTGTGACCTCAGCGCTGCGTATTGGGCAAAAAACGCAGGGCGCGATGGACATCACCGTCGGGCCATTGGTGAATTTGTGGGGATTTGGTCCCGACAAGCAGCCGGTCCAGATCCCGACGCAGGCGCAAATTGATGCGGCAAAAGCCAACAGCGGGTTGCAGCACCTGACGGTGATCAACCAGGCGAAACAACAGTATCTGCAAAAAGATCTGCCGGATTTGTTTGTCGATCTCTCCACCGTCGGTGAAGGTTACGCTGCCGATCACCTGGCACAGTTGATGGAGCGGGAAGGTATTGCCCGCTATCTGGTCTCTGTCGGCGGGGCGCTGAACAGTCGTGGGATGAACGCCGAAGGGCATCCGTGGCGGGTGGCGATCCAGAAACCCACCGATCGCGAGAATGCGGTTCAGGCGGTGGTGGATATTAACGGGCACGGCATCAGTACCTCCGGCAGTTACCGCAACTATTACGAGCTGAACGGCAAACGCCTCACCCATGTTATCGATCCGCAAACGGGTCGTCCCATTGAGCACAATCTGGTGTCGGTGACGGTGATTGCGCCAACGGCGCTGGAGGCGGATGGCTGGGATACCGGGCTGATGGTGCTCGGCACGGAGAAAGCCAAAGAGGTCGTACGCCAGGAAGGATTGGCGGTGTATATGATCATCAAAGAGGGGGAGGGATTCAAAACCTGGATGTCGCCACAATTTGAAAGCTTCCTCATCCGTGAACAAAATTAAAAAGCAAGATTGCGGGTTTTCGAGTGACGGGTTTCGGACACA
It encodes:
- the atoC gene encoding acetoacetate metabolism transcriptional regulator AtoC yields the protein MKTRYRILIVDDEDNVRRMLTTAFSLQGHETHCASNGEEALQRFVDAPPDVVLMDIRMPEMNGIDALKVMRTRQPRIPVILMTAYAEVETAVEALRSGAFDYVIKPFDLDELNLLIQRALQLQAMKQEIRSLHQALSTSWQWGHILTNSPRMMDICKDTAKIALSQANVLISGESGTGKELIARAIHYNSRRANGPFIKINCAALPESLLESELFGHEKGAFTGAQTQRQGLFERAHQGTLLLDEIGEMPLVLQAKLLRILQEREFERVGGHQTIQVDIRIVAATNRDLPAMVKEGAFREDLFYRLNVIHLQLPPLRERREDIALLANHFLQKFSSENQRDIIEIDPAAMSMLTTWPWPGNIRELSNVIERAVVMNTGAVIFAEDLPAPLRQPVSGSSEIKATQPGERNLKEEIKREEKRIIIEVLEQHEGNRTRAALMLGISRRALMYKLQEYGIDTAGL
- the atoS gene encoding two-component system sensor histidine kinase AtoS — encoded protein: MRFLRGLYPRRLRNQMILMAILMVIVPTLSIGYIVETEGRSAVLSEKEKKLSAVVHLLDQALGERFDDFTTLPREERIRALNAELGPITEQITLAFPGIGAGYYNKALDAIVTYAPSALYQNNVGVTIAADHPGREVMRSNAPVVFSGRQVRGDILNSMIPITRDGNVMGYIWANELTEDIQRQAWRMDVRIIAVLAAGLLCSLLLIVLFSRRLGANIDIITDGLSTLAQKTPAQLPNLPGELGQISRSVNALAQTLRETKTLNDLIIENAADGVIAIDRQGDVTTMNPAAEMITGYTLNELVGQPYATLFSDPHFASPVLDTLAHGTEHLAQEVSFPARDRTIELSVTTSRIHNPNGELIGALVIFSDLTARKETQRRLAQTERLATLGELMAGVAHEVRNPLTAIRGYVQIIRQQTSLPVHQEYLSVVLKEIDSINRVIQQLLDFSRPRQSQWQQVLLNSLIEETLILVQTSGVQARIAFNVEQDKGLPAIVADRELLKQVILNILINAVQAINARGEIRIRTWQYSATQQAVTIEDNGCGIDIALQKKIFDPFFTTKASGTGLGLALSQRIINAHQGDIRVTSMPGCGATFTLILPINPQGNLSV
- the rcsC gene encoding two-component system sensor histidine kinase RcsC, coding for MKYLASFRTTLKISRYLFRALALLIWLLIAFASVFYIVNALHQRESEIRQEFNLSSDQAQRYIQRTADVMKELKYIAENRLTAENGVLTSRARDDKTEVPTFQPLFADSDCAAMGNAWRGSLESLAWFMRYWRDNFSAAYDLNRVFLIGSDNLCMANFGLRDMPVERDNALKTLHERIMKYRNAPQDESGSNLYWVGQGPRPGIGYFYALTPVYLANRLQALLGVEQSIRMENFFTPGSLPMGVTILDENGHALISLTGPEGTIKAEPRWMQERSWFGYTPGFRELVLKKNLPPSSLSIVYSVPVDLVLERIRMLILNAILLNVLVGAALFTLARMYERRIFIPAESDAQRLEEHEQFNRKIVASAPVGICILRTVDGINILSNELAHTYLNMLTHEDRQRLTQIICGQQVNFVDVLTSNNTNLQISFVHSRYRNENVAICVLVDVSARVKMEESLQEMAQAAEQASQSKSMFLATVSHELRTPLYGIIGNLDLLQTKALPKGVDRLVTAMNNSSSLLLKIISDILDFSKIESEQLKIEPREFSPREVMSHITANYLPLVVRKQIGLYCFIEPNVPVALNGDPMRLQQVISNLLSNAIKFTDIGCIVLHVSRDDDYLSIRVRDTGVGIPAKEVVRLFDPFFQVGTGVQRNFQGTGLGLAICEKLISMMDGDISVDSEPGMGSQFTVRIPLYGAQYPAKKGLDGLARTRCWLAVRNASLCQFIENSLTRNGVEVMRYEGQPPASDDVLIADDELEQPWQGRAAVIFCRRHIGIPLERVPGEWVHSVASPHELPALLARIYSIELDDDELSSALPAPEKAAATNDDMMILVVDDHPINRRLLADQLGSLGYQCKTANDGVDALNVLSKNHIDIVLSDVNMPNMDGYRLTQRIRQLGLTLPVVGVTANALAEEKQRCLESGMDSCLSKPVTLDILKQTLAVYAERVRKTRG
- the rcsB gene encoding transcriptional regulator RcsB encodes the protein MNNMNVIIADDHPIVLFGIRKSLEQIEWVNVVGEFEDSTALINNLPKLDAHVLITDLSMPGDKYGDGITLIKYIKRHFPSLSIIVLTMNNNPAILSAVLDLDIEGIVLKQGAPTDLPKALAALQKGKKFTPESVSRLLEKISAGGYGDKRLSPKESEVLRLFAEGFLVTEIAKKLNRSIKTISSQKKSAMMKLGVENDIALLNYLSSVTLSPADKD
- the rcsD gene encoding phosphotransferase RcsD, coding for MSQSDTTATSRFSLLPGSITRFFLLLIIVLLVTMGVMVQSAVNAWLKDKSYQIVDITHAIHKRVDTWRYATWQIYDNIAATTNPSSSEGLQETRLKQDVYYLEKPRRKTEALIFGSHDSSTLEMTQRISTYLDTLWGAETVPWSMYYLNGQDNSLTLISTLPLKDLSSGFKESTIGSIVDSRRAEMLQQANALDERESFSSLRRLAWQNGHYFTLRTTFNQPGHLATVVAFDLPINDLIPPGMPLDSFRLEPDTTPVSTRNADKESPDSVSISFNSSKIEISSALNSTGMRLVWQVPFGTLLLDTLQNILLPLLLNIGLLALALFGYTTFRNQPGRTTEVAPNTAANNELRILRAINEEIVSLLPLGLLVHDQEANRTVMSNKIADHLLPHLNLQNITSMAEQHQGVIQATVNNELYEIRLFRSQVAPRTQIFIIRDQDREVLVNKKLKQAQRLYEKNQQGRTAFMQNISEALKDPVKKLAAEVAQVQTSDAQQLANHADVLIRMIDEIQLANMLESDAWKSEPTLFSVQALIDEVVPEVLPAMKRKGLQLLINNHLKANDERRGDRDALRRILLLLMQYAVTTTQIGKITLEVSQDESVAERLTFRILDTGEGVTLSEIDNLHFPFISETQKDRYGKANPLAFWLCDQLARKLGGHLNIKARDALGTRYTVHVKMTPLDQHREDEERLLDDVSVMIDVTSNEVRNIVLRQLENWGATCITPDERLISQEYDLFLTDNPSNLTASGLLLSDDESGVRKIGPGQLRVNFNMSNAMQEAVLQLIEEQLAQEAIPESPLGGDENAELHASGYYALFVDTVPDDVKRLYTEAAISDFAALAQTAHRLKGVFAMLNLVPGKQLCETLEHLIREKDAPGIEKYISDIDAYVKSLL